In Juglans regia cultivar Chandler chromosome 13, Walnut 2.0, whole genome shotgun sequence, the following proteins share a genomic window:
- the LOC109004331 gene encoding probable isoprenylcysteine alpha-carbonyl methylesterase ICMEL2 gives MGSPILPITNKLASHSSLEQPTPSAMPASTFTSTMLLRGGEDDPTSSLLFSSSFEDDRAISQKPILPRALSYSAPTTTTTTAAATATSSSSNCFYQQRRRRTVSVNSLCPLSRGDNRRQSFGRDVGHAAAETFLLTRLTLKLLRYLGVGYRWITRFLALGCYSLLLFPGFLQVGYYYFFSSQVRRSIVYGDQPRNRLDLYLPKNSDGPKPVIAFVTGGAWIIGYKAWGCLLGQQLSERDIIVACIDYRNFPQGTMSDMVTDASQGISFVCKNIAEYGGDPDRIYLMGQSAGAHIAACTILEQAIKEGGEGESTSWSVSQIKAYLGLSGGYNLFNLVDYFHNRGLYRSIFLSIMEGEQSLRRFSPEVVVQDPNNRNAVSLLPPIILFHGTADYSIPSDASKNFAETLQGVGVKAESILYEGKTHTDLFLQDPMRGGTDKMFEDLLAIIHAGDADALAKDAVAPPRRRLVPEFMLQLARRVSPF, from the exons atgggATCTCCGATCCTACCCATAACCAACAAGCTGGCTTCGCATTCCTCGTTGGAACAACCAACCCCTTCAGCCATGCCTGCTTCTACTTTCACTTCCACGATGTTACTCAGGGGAGGAGAGGATGACCCAACGAGCagtcttcttttttcttcgtCGTTTGAAGATGACAGAGCCATTTCCCAAAAGCCCATCCTCCCTAGGGCCTTAAGCTACTCGgctcccaccaccaccaccaccaccgccgCCGCCACCGCTACATCCAGTAGCTCTAACTGCTTCTACCAGCAGCGGCGGCGGCGGACCGTCAGCGTAAACTCGCTCTGTCCACTCTCCAGAGGCGACAATCGCCGCCAATCCTTTGGCCGCGATGTCGGGCACGCCGCGGCCGAGACGTTCTTGCTGACCCGGTTGACTTTGAAGCTCTTGAGATATCTTGG gGTAGGTTACAGATGGATTACAAGATTTCTTGCCCTTGGTTGTTACTCCTTACTACTTTTCCCAGGTTTTCTTCAAG TTGGATATTACTATTTCTTCTCCAGTCAAGTTCGCAGAAGCATAGTTTATGGTGATCAGCCAAGAAATAG GCTGGATCTGTATCTACCCAAAAATAGTGATGGGCCAAAGCCAGTCATTGCATTTGTAACTGGTGGAGCCTGGATTATTGG TTACAAAGCATGGGGTTGCCTTTTAGGACAACAGTTATCAGAAAGAGACATCATAGTGGCATGCATAGATTACAG GAATTTCCCCCAAGGGACCATGAGTGATATGGTAACAGATGCATCTCAAGGTATCTCATTTGTGTGCAAAAATATTGCTGAATATGGAGGGGATCCTGATAG GATTTATCTGATGGGACAGTCAGCTGGTGCACATATTGCTGCTTGCACAATCTTGGAGCAGGCAATTAAAGAAGGCGGTGAGGGAGAAAGCACATCTTGGAGTGTCTCCCAGATAAAGGCTTATTTGGGTTTATCTGGAGG GTACAATTTGTTTAATCTAGTAGATTACTTCCATAATCGAGGTCTGTACCGTTCCATTTTTTTAAG TATAATGGAAGGGGAACAATCCCTGCGACGATTCTCCCCTGAAGTAGTGGTGCAGGATCCGAACAATAGAAATGCTGTTTCCCTCTTACcacctattattttatttcatggtaCTGCAGATTACTCCATACCTTCAGATGCCAG TAAGAATTTTGCTGAAACTCTTCAAGGAGTTGGGGTAAAGGCCGAGTCAATTTTGTATGAAGGAAAGACTCACACAGATTTGTTTCTTCAG GATCCCATGAGAGGTGGTACAGATAAGATGTTTGAAGATTTATTGGCCATCATTCATGCTGGTGATGCAGATGCCCTCGCGAAAGATGCGGTGGCTCCTCCTCGAAGGCGCCTTGTACCTGAATTTATGTTGCAGTTGGCTCGCAGGGTCAGCCCATTCTAA